A window of the Schlesneria paludicola DSM 18645 genome harbors these coding sequences:
- a CDS encoding DUF1553 domain-containing protein, with amino-acid sequence MTRTFGPRWILLLMGIGTWISGSITASLAADDDLRHWSFRPVRAVAAPAVRDPAWVASPIDAFVLAKLEAHGLRPSPAADRRTLIRRATFDLTGLPPTPEQVEAFLADTSAGAFSKVVERLLDSTAYGERWGRHWLDVVRYADARDLIQLPAESDFREAWRYRDWVVASFNRDLPYDQFIRQQVAGDLMQPDDPTQIDADALVATGLLSIADFVPGDVDKEQMIADYVNDQIDVVGRAILGLTIACARCHDHKFDAITTEDYYSLAGIFFSTRLIPSPVKGNTPLVRVPLLPRAEIAAIEATQARDQQRIVELTRDIANFGEREYRAYLEQAVESKTHTYLCALWDFDHRPPGQASQTLADFAATSGLDAATLTRWKAYLDQPQRDPDLSAIQSLSDRTAVEFQTGELEKQLSEFAAARRAAWDADPVARSLGESCLVQLKANDRNLIANDAHQATVWPNHGRVLENAVPVVDVPSPAVASHDFNGHSQSILKFTGKELLQITRSIPATGSLVIAFRPDPGGSPGQRLVGWEDSAVGQHGLGIMTDAAGSLHVIVRCRGASGDVVVPAPTVPPSLAGFQTVCVTWGPYGVAVYRDGEAVGTNSGITSVSSDPAITALRIGGPGSGSSSRFQGDLAELRVYDVPLDPAARVRIEHEIKTHWLNPSDTSPSDAANPIPLLYERLTSEQSPFRLEPTERDKSLSAATQQQLTAMRGELETLKKKPPREIPRAVVVQDGGPAETSHAGFRDAHVFLRGNHLNLGHTVPRGVPKSLEGANPPIIKEGSGRRELAEWLTRPENPLTARVMVNRIWQHHFGVGLVPTSANFGAMGDDPSHPELLDFLAAQFVASGWSIKAIHRQILLSNVYQQSSASNAAGMAADPENRWLWRANRRRLESEAFRDSLFAVAGRLDPTLGGPGFQDAATTRRSLYLMSVRTGAKTSDIGPLFDAPDCSGIVERRNESIVAPQALFLMNDPLVKDLATALSDRIVREVPTGDIQQRIKRLYLVVLGRLPSKDEVDIGLQILHDQMGTNLTSADNWPGYCRLVVSTNEFMFVD; translated from the coding sequence ATGACACGTACTTTTGGACCACGCTGGATTCTGCTGCTGATGGGGATCGGAACCTGGATCTCCGGTTCGATCACGGCGTCACTCGCTGCCGACGACGACTTGCGACACTGGTCGTTTCGGCCGGTGCGCGCGGTAGCGGCTCCGGCCGTTCGCGACCCTGCCTGGGTTGCGTCACCGATTGATGCGTTTGTGCTCGCGAAACTCGAAGCACACGGTCTACGTCCTTCTCCGGCCGCCGATCGACGGACGCTGATTCGGCGCGCCACGTTCGACCTGACTGGCTTGCCGCCTACTCCTGAGCAGGTCGAGGCGTTCCTTGCGGACACGTCGGCCGGTGCGTTCTCGAAAGTCGTTGAGCGATTGCTGGACTCGACCGCCTACGGCGAACGGTGGGGACGGCATTGGTTGGATGTCGTCCGCTACGCCGATGCACGCGATCTGATTCAACTTCCGGCCGAAAGCGATTTCCGCGAGGCCTGGCGATACCGCGACTGGGTCGTGGCTTCATTCAATCGCGACCTGCCCTATGACCAATTCATCCGGCAGCAAGTGGCCGGGGACTTGATGCAACCGGACGATCCCACACAGATCGATGCCGACGCGCTGGTCGCCACGGGATTGCTCTCGATCGCCGACTTCGTTCCCGGTGATGTCGATAAAGAGCAGATGATTGCCGACTATGTGAACGACCAGATCGATGTCGTCGGACGCGCCATCCTGGGACTGACGATTGCGTGCGCTCGATGCCATGACCACAAATTCGATGCCATTACCACCGAAGACTACTATTCACTGGCCGGGATCTTCTTCAGCACACGCCTGATTCCGTCGCCCGTGAAAGGGAATACACCGCTCGTCCGCGTGCCCCTGTTGCCACGTGCCGAGATCGCAGCCATCGAAGCCACGCAGGCTCGGGACCAGCAGCGGATCGTCGAACTGACGCGCGACATCGCGAATTTCGGCGAGCGGGAGTATCGCGCCTATCTCGAGCAGGCAGTCGAGTCGAAAACGCACACGTATTTGTGTGCGCTCTGGGACTTCGATCATCGTCCGCCTGGTCAGGCATCGCAGACGCTTGCCGATTTTGCCGCGACGTCGGGACTCGACGCCGCCACATTAACGCGATGGAAGGCCTACCTGGATCAACCTCAGCGTGATCCCGACTTGTCGGCAATCCAAAGCCTCTCGGATCGAACCGCGGTCGAGTTTCAGACTGGCGAGCTGGAGAAACAGTTGTCGGAGTTTGCCGCCGCCCGCCGCGCGGCGTGGGACGCTGATCCGGTGGCGCGATCCCTCGGGGAATCGTGCCTGGTGCAACTGAAGGCCAATGACCGCAATCTGATCGCGAATGACGCCCATCAAGCGACCGTCTGGCCGAATCATGGCCGCGTCCTTGAGAACGCGGTTCCGGTCGTCGATGTCCCCTCCCCTGCCGTCGCATCGCATGATTTCAACGGGCATTCGCAATCGATTTTGAAATTCACGGGAAAGGAACTGCTGCAGATCACGAGGAGCATCCCGGCGACGGGAAGCTTGGTAATTGCCTTTCGTCCTGATCCGGGCGGGTCACCCGGACAAAGGCTGGTGGGGTGGGAGGATTCGGCCGTCGGACAACACGGCTTGGGAATCATGACCGATGCCGCCGGATCGTTGCACGTCATTGTGCGTTGTCGGGGTGCAAGCGGAGATGTCGTCGTCCCTGCCCCGACAGTGCCGCCGTCACTGGCCGGATTTCAAACCGTCTGCGTGACCTGGGGGCCATACGGCGTTGCCGTGTACCGCGATGGTGAGGCCGTGGGCACCAACAGCGGAATCACTTCGGTCTCATCCGATCCAGCCATCACCGCCTTGCGAATTGGAGGGCCTGGTTCGGGCTCGAGCAGTCGGTTCCAGGGCGATCTGGCGGAACTGCGTGTCTATGATGTTCCGCTTGATCCGGCGGCACGCGTTCGTATCGAACACGAAATCAAAACCCACTGGCTCAATCCCTCTGACACGTCACCTTCGGATGCGGCGAACCCGATCCCCCTGCTGTATGAACGGCTGACTTCAGAACAAAGCCCGTTTCGGCTGGAACCGACCGAACGCGACAAGTCATTGTCTGCCGCCACGCAGCAGCAACTGACGGCGATGCGTGGCGAACTTGAGACATTGAAGAAGAAGCCGCCACGGGAAATTCCTCGTGCAGTCGTGGTGCAGGACGGTGGGCCTGCCGAAACGTCGCATGCCGGGTTTCGTGATGCCCATGTCTTCCTTCGTGGCAATCACCTGAACCTCGGCCACACCGTCCCGCGCGGCGTTCCCAAATCGCTTGAGGGAGCAAATCCGCCGATCATCAAAGAGGGCAGTGGCCGACGGGAACTGGCGGAATGGCTGACGCGTCCCGAGAATCCGCTCACGGCACGCGTCATGGTCAATCGCATCTGGCAACACCATTTCGGCGTGGGGCTCGTTCCCACATCCGCCAATTTCGGCGCGATGGGTGATGACCCCAGTCATCCGGAATTGCTCGATTTCCTGGCTGCTCAGTTCGTGGCGTCGGGGTGGTCCATCAAGGCGATCCACCGACAGATCCTGTTGTCGAACGTGTATCAGCAAAGCTCGGCATCCAATGCGGCGGGAATGGCGGCCGATCCCGAGAATCGCTGGTTGTGGCGTGCCAATCGACGTCGGTTGGAGTCCGAAGCGTTTCGCGACAGTCTGTTCGCCGTCGCCGGACGGCTCGATCCGACGCTGGGCGGTCCAGGCTTTCAAGATGCCGCGACGACGCGTCGCAGTTTGTATCTGATGTCGGTGCGAACCGGGGCAAAGACGTCTGACATCGGCCCGCTGTTTGATGCACCGGACTGCAGTGGAATCGTGGAACGACGCAACGAATCGATCGTGGCTCCGCAGGCCTTGTTTCTCATGAATGATCCGTTGGTCAAGGATCTCGCCACTGCCCTGAGTGATCGAATTGTGCGAGAAGTTCCGACCGGAGACATTCAACAGCGCATCAAACGATTGTACCTGGTGGTATTGGGGCGTTTGCCCTCCAAAGACGAAGTCGACATTGGCCTGCAGATCCTGCACGATCAAATGGGGACCAATTTAACATCTGCCGACAACTGGCCGGGCTATTGTCGACTTGTCGTGAGCACGAACGAATTTATGTTTGTGGACTGA
- a CDS encoding cyclic nucleotide-binding protein, which produces MKLTVQLVENHFTERAINAWFVPGPDPHVWLAELSRWNIPLESLRFRAIPRSLDDTTAIGVLVTVDTGSPASHQAPLSDWLSRSQKKAIPYTQRARGVFVPVDAAFDPVMADDDLLALLGGPEGDFTWHPQAGLVRHEPADQLGIVDLLVAPSERTAAWDEAVPGVAFPHRVITIEADEVASADEILNEGASDIGTRTSQFDQLPPMPNEPFGGKMNDATQWIRNAWRKLTNRKTKPSKPEPTDISGNTDAKPRAGGPSWASKAASLIGMGLAAPFALAAAPLAAVGAAAGHLLKQMGGSSLVDQLSRNHEIDRLMHLLQSDPDRGLQFALPMGGDAARGEGQRTNQLFARPLRFDLADLGRGGPADLWDIPADRQFQLIQQYRELAAREIRLGRHRRAAYIFAQLLGDLVSAAGALESGQHFKEAALLYRDRLNRPTEAARCFERAGLIDEATRLYIEQGLFEQAADLYIRLDRRDEAEQLLRSWADQLIANSDFRNASRVLHDKLHDTDAALLALSQGWPHSSAAMWCFDETFRLLGHHSRHREAAERIQEYKQGSASRQTALMIAEGLARVSGEYPDRLVRTEAVDAVQIVAASLLRKANMKDAGELLKSIRKLGPHDRLLARDCTRYLNARQQSARRVPVRQARGIRRVRSFLISLDDVKWRIAKATGKSVYVAGFSPNSLVLQRLEWESTTHQNQRAFWAGVSDARRLILEPFPGDAGDPIVHAIGVEPLEKRGLPAGLGPLSPAMKVGSPAWMTPSTVAAALDEGGVGWSLRESLGTFVLSGFSANGEPWLVKDLKIPFDGTDPERWLAHLHARGRRVRFSIGEYLVRPKMSVMQRSDDVEFQIASVDSYIQGLMGSKPSEGAWLLALFETGARLIDDDDHDVRIPVGQNLESPRATFLHGQKFVLVGQGEVQAYVIVDSRPVLIGECGISITPIAVTPTDNLGEFAIFGEDGAIEIFHVSVG; this is translated from the coding sequence ATGAAACTCACTGTTCAACTCGTCGAGAATCACTTCACAGAGCGCGCGATCAATGCGTGGTTTGTGCCCGGCCCCGATCCGCATGTGTGGCTGGCTGAACTAAGCCGGTGGAACATTCCGCTCGAATCGCTGCGTTTCCGTGCGATCCCACGTTCGCTCGATGACACCACGGCGATTGGCGTCCTGGTCACAGTGGACACGGGAAGTCCTGCGTCACATCAGGCCCCGCTTTCAGACTGGCTGTCGCGTTCGCAAAAAAAAGCAATTCCCTACACGCAACGAGCGCGCGGGGTGTTTGTTCCAGTCGATGCCGCGTTTGATCCCGTGATGGCGGATGACGATCTTTTGGCCTTGTTGGGCGGGCCGGAAGGGGATTTCACCTGGCATCCGCAGGCAGGACTGGTACGTCACGAACCGGCCGATCAATTGGGAATCGTCGATCTGCTGGTCGCTCCCTCAGAGCGTACGGCGGCATGGGATGAAGCCGTTCCGGGTGTCGCGTTTCCCCATCGTGTGATCACGATTGAAGCGGATGAAGTCGCCTCCGCGGACGAGATTTTGAACGAAGGTGCCTCAGACATTGGGACGCGCACATCGCAGTTTGATCAGCTTCCGCCTATGCCGAATGAACCCTTCGGCGGCAAGATGAATGATGCGACGCAGTGGATTCGCAATGCCTGGAGAAAGCTGACCAATCGCAAGACGAAACCGTCGAAGCCTGAACCCACGGACATTTCGGGCAACACGGATGCAAAGCCCCGCGCAGGAGGACCCTCATGGGCCAGCAAAGCGGCGAGCCTGATCGGGATGGGACTCGCGGCGCCGTTTGCGCTGGCCGCGGCACCATTGGCGGCGGTCGGGGCGGCGGCGGGCCATCTCCTGAAACAGATGGGCGGTTCCTCGCTGGTGGATCAGCTTTCACGCAATCATGAGATCGACCGACTGATGCACCTGTTGCAATCTGATCCGGACCGGGGGCTTCAATTTGCCTTGCCAATGGGCGGCGATGCGGCCAGAGGTGAAGGACAACGGACAAATCAACTTTTCGCCCGTCCGCTTCGATTTGACTTGGCGGATCTCGGCCGCGGCGGACCGGCGGATCTGTGGGACATTCCTGCTGATCGACAGTTTCAGCTCATCCAGCAGTACCGTGAATTGGCCGCGCGTGAAATCCGTCTGGGGCGGCATCGACGGGCGGCATACATTTTTGCCCAGCTCTTGGGGGATCTGGTGTCTGCCGCCGGAGCCCTTGAGTCCGGACAGCACTTCAAAGAAGCGGCACTGCTGTATCGCGATCGATTGAACCGGCCAACTGAGGCGGCCCGCTGTTTTGAACGAGCAGGACTGATCGACGAAGCCACTCGATTGTACATCGAGCAAGGTTTGTTCGAGCAGGCGGCGGATCTTTACATTCGACTTGATCGACGCGACGAAGCCGAGCAATTGCTGCGGTCCTGGGCCGATCAACTCATTGCGAACAGCGATTTCCGCAATGCCAGTCGAGTCTTGCACGACAAGCTGCACGACACCGACGCTGCGCTGCTGGCACTGTCCCAGGGCTGGCCTCATTCCAGCGCCGCGATGTGGTGCTTCGACGAGACCTTTCGGTTATTGGGGCACCATTCCCGTCATCGCGAGGCCGCGGAGCGCATTCAGGAATATAAGCAGGGATCGGCCAGCCGCCAGACGGCGCTCATGATTGCGGAAGGGCTGGCCCGAGTCAGCGGCGAGTACCCCGATCGTCTGGTCCGCACTGAAGCCGTCGACGCGGTCCAGATCGTCGCTGCGAGTTTGCTGCGCAAAGCCAACATGAAAGACGCCGGAGAATTACTCAAGTCGATTCGAAAGTTGGGACCCCACGATCGACTGCTGGCCCGTGACTGCACGCGCTATCTCAACGCGCGCCAGCAATCGGCAAGACGAGTTCCTGTCAGGCAGGCGAGGGGAATTCGCCGAGTCAGGTCGTTTCTGATTTCGCTCGACGATGTGAAATGGCGGATTGCGAAGGCCACCGGAAAGTCAGTCTACGTGGCTGGCTTCTCGCCCAACTCGCTCGTTCTGCAACGTTTGGAATGGGAATCGACCACACATCAAAATCAACGTGCGTTTTGGGCCGGAGTCAGCGACGCACGACGCCTGATTCTCGAACCGTTTCCCGGCGACGCGGGCGATCCGATTGTGCACGCCATCGGAGTTGAACCTCTCGAAAAGCGAGGTCTTCCCGCAGGATTGGGACCGCTCAGCCCTGCCATGAAAGTTGGTTCACCCGCTTGGATGACTCCGTCGACGGTTGCGGCGGCCCTTGATGAAGGCGGCGTTGGTTGGAGCCTTCGTGAAAGCCTCGGCACGTTTGTGCTGTCCGGCTTCAGTGCCAACGGCGAACCCTGGCTTGTGAAAGATCTGAAGATTCCGTTCGATGGGACTGACCCGGAACGATGGCTCGCCCACCTGCATGCCCGTGGTAGACGCGTCCGATTCAGCATCGGTGAATACCTTGTTCGGCCAAAAATGAGCGTGATGCAGCGATCGGATGACGTTGAATTTCAAATCGCGTCAGTCGATTCCTACATCCAAGGTTTGATGGGATCGAAACCGAGTGAGGGCGCCTGGTTGCTGGCATTGTTCGAAACAGGAGCCCGTCTGATCGACGATGACGATCACGACGTCCGCATTCCGGTCGGACAGAACCTCGAATCGCCGCGTGCCACGTTCCTGCACGGCCAGAAATTCGTGCTTGTTGGCCAGGGCGAAGTTCAAGCGTATGTGATCGTGGACTCACGCCCCGTGCTGATCGGCGAATGTGGAATCTCGATCACTCCCATCGCCGTCACGCCGACCGATAACCTCGGAGAGTTCGCCATCTTCGGTGAGGACGGAGCCATCGAGATCTTTCACGTCAGCGTGGGTTGA
- a CDS encoding DUF1501 domain-containing protein, whose translation MIMPSDFDRSTSPMFGPDALTRRELLHRCGAGFSSLALAAMLNGERVSANDADPLAAKRGHHAAKAKRVIFLFMPGGPSQVDTFDPKPQLTKDDGKPAPKLYLGQQRSLLGSPWAFQRYGESGLDVSELFPHTAQCVDDLCVIRSMVTDDPNHPGGCLLMNTGERVSSRPSLGSWVTYGLGTENQNLPGFVAIGPGPLIEGARQYGASFLPATFQGTFVSNIDQPLKNLKGSVEPVQQRRELNALMKLNELHRSNRAEDSRLSARIDSFELAYRMQTSAPEAFSIAGETAETGRMYGLDQPATEAFGKQCLLARRLVERGVRFVQLYHTTGGFQPWDQHADLKGGHEKNALATDLPIAGLLRDLKQRGLLDETLVIWGGEFGRTPAREGTTNGRDHHPFGFTMWIAGGGVKRGIAYGATDEYGWDAVEKPVHVHDLHATILHLLGLDHERLTYRFAGRDFRLTDVYGNVVNGILA comes from the coding sequence ATGATCATGCCATCCGATTTTGATCGATCAACGTCACCGATGTTCGGCCCTGACGCGCTGACACGGCGAGAATTGCTGCATCGTTGTGGAGCGGGGTTCAGTTCACTGGCACTCGCGGCGATGTTGAACGGCGAACGGGTATCGGCGAACGACGCAGATCCCCTGGCGGCCAAACGAGGCCATCATGCGGCCAAAGCCAAGCGAGTCATATTTCTATTCATGCCCGGCGGCCCGTCACAAGTCGATACCTTCGATCCCAAACCTCAACTGACCAAGGACGACGGAAAACCCGCGCCAAAACTGTATCTCGGGCAACAGCGCAGCCTGTTGGGATCGCCCTGGGCGTTTCAGCGTTATGGCGAATCGGGGCTGGATGTTAGCGAATTGTTTCCTCACACGGCTCAGTGCGTCGACGACCTGTGCGTGATTCGCTCGATGGTGACCGATGATCCCAATCATCCCGGTGGCTGCCTGTTGATGAATACGGGCGAACGTGTTTCGTCACGTCCCAGCCTGGGGTCGTGGGTGACGTACGGATTGGGGACCGAGAATCAAAACCTGCCAGGTTTCGTCGCGATTGGCCCGGGGCCTTTGATCGAAGGAGCCCGGCAGTACGGAGCGAGTTTTCTGCCCGCGACGTTTCAGGGCACGTTCGTTTCCAACATCGATCAGCCGCTGAAAAATTTGAAGGGATCGGTGGAACCTGTCCAGCAACGACGCGAATTGAATGCGCTGATGAAACTGAATGAACTGCATCGATCGAATCGGGCCGAGGACAGTCGCTTGAGCGCCCGGATCGACTCGTTCGAGCTGGCCTATCGGATGCAGACATCCGCTCCCGAAGCGTTCAGTATCGCGGGTGAGACGGCGGAAACGGGCCGCATGTACGGCCTCGATCAACCCGCCACCGAGGCCTTCGGCAAGCAGTGCCTGCTGGCCCGGCGACTGGTCGAGCGTGGGGTTCGGTTTGTTCAGCTCTATCACACAACCGGCGGGTTTCAGCCGTGGGACCAGCATGCCGATTTGAAAGGCGGACACGAAAAGAACGCACTGGCGACCGACCTGCCGATTGCGGGTCTGCTACGAGACCTCAAACAGCGCGGTCTGCTCGACGAAACACTGGTGATTTGGGGCGGCGAATTCGGTCGGACACCCGCTCGCGAAGGCACGACCAATGGACGGGATCACCACCCTTTTGGATTCACGATGTGGATCGCGGGCGGCGGTGTCAAACGCGGCATCGCCTATGGCGCCACCGACGAATACGGCTGGGACGCCGTGGAGAAACCGGTCCACGTCCATGACCTGCACGCCACGATCCTGCATCTGTTGGGTCTGGACCACGAACGCCTGACCTATCGCTTTGCCGGCCGAGATTTTCGATTGACGGATGTGTATGGGAACGTCGTCAACGGCATTCTGGCTTAG